The Corynebacterium callunae DSM 20147 genomic sequence TGCAGCATTCTCGGTAAAGACATAGGACAAGACTCGAGGAGCTAGCGCGCGAGGTCGCTCGAACACAATCTTTTCGATGTCATTCCATGGGAGTAGGGAATTCGGAACGATCTCCCCGCGACGTGCCATGGCGACACCGGTTGGGGAAAGTACGATCGATTCTCGGCGACGGAGGCGGAGAATCGCACTAATCGGTGCGAAAACAAAGCAGCCGATGATTCCCAACACGCATGCCCATACTCTGAAGTTGATTGCAATCAATGCCCAGTCGGTGCCTTGTTCTGCGCTACTGGAGAGGATTATTGCGAGCATCGCGAGGAGAAATATTCCGACGGCCAAGGCACTCAGCAGGATTAGCGCGATCGTGCGGGTAGACGTACCAATGGTCACATCACGTCCATCCTCTAGCGCATTCATAACGGAGGAGGCTGACAAGTTTTCGACATCACCGCGAGTCTAGCTGAATTGCTGTCGTGATTTTTCTAAGAGCGATGGGGATGAAGATGCGCCTGCTCGCCATCGTGATCAAAAATGGTGAGAATCTCCACTGGTCCCTGATGGGCTTCTAAAAGGTGGGGAGTCATGGTGGAAAACTCGACAGCTTGACCTGGAGTTACCATGATCGTCCTAGATCCCAGTGTGAGTTTGAGGATGCCACTGAGGACCGTGAACCATTCATAACCTGGGTGTACCGATGGTTCGAAGGCGGGGCGCTCCTCAGTAATGCGCATCTTTCCGATGGTGACACCGCGTCGGTCGCGTTCTCGGGAGAGCAACCAGAATGTGGTGCCATCGAGCGTTTCAGGCTCAGGACGAATTACTACGTCGTCGTTGCCTTCTGCCTCGACAAGTTGATCAAGCGAAGTACCAAGAGCTTTTGCTATGGCTACTAGCTGTTCAAGGGTGATTCTTTGGTGCCCAGTTTCGATTCGGCTCAGTGTTGACGCAGAGATAAAACAACGACTGGCGAGTGTATCCAGGGTCCAACTACGTGCCAATCGTAATCCGCGAATCCGCTGCCGGACGATCATTTCCGTGTCTTTTTGCGTCATATGCAAGAGTGTATGCGTTAAGTGGGATAGATGCATAAAGTAAGTTGCATGACACAACATCAGCATCACTCTGCAAAAGAGCCTTGGCAAAACCTCCCAGCTGGATTTGCCGACTTCCTTGACCTCGAAGCCCGATTGAACGCGCCACTGCGAAACTCCGCATTGAGCCTTTCTGCTGCTGCACTTAGTACCCAACCTCAGCACATCGTCGACCTCGGATCAGGTACCGGTGCAGATGCCATCGCCTTAGCTAAGCGTTTCCCTGAAGCGCGTGTGCATGCACTCGATGTTTCCGCAGAACTGCTTGGTCGCGTGGAAAATGCCGCTGTGCACGCTGGACTGGCAGAACGTGTGGAATTGCACGAGGCAGACCTGAACTCTGACTGGACTGCGGGGATCCCGGAAGAAGTGGATCTTGTGTGGGCAGCGTTGGCCATGCACCACCTTAAGGATTCCGCGCAGGTACTTTCCCAGGTCTTTAAGAAACTGCGCCCAGGTGGAGTTTTCACCTTGATTGAAATGTCAGGAGATACCCGATTTGAACCTGCTGTGATTCAGGATCAGGTGCAGAATGTGCGATCTCATGGCCATACCAATTGGACGAACTTACTGGAAGAAGCTGGTTTTGCGGTAGTAGAGCAGCATGAACAAAATTTCCAGGCGCATGGGTCCACCCCAGACGGCAGAGAATATGTTGCGCGACAATTACGTGGACGCCAGATAGAGCTAAAAGAAGAAACTTTGGACAATATCTCGTTTCGGTCTGGCCGAAAGGTGTGGGTGGCCGTTCGCCCGAACGTGGAGGGCGGCGTCGAAAAGCAAAAAACAGTGACCGTTGATGTGGCGGTAATCGGCGGTGGAGCTGCAGGCCTCGCAGCGTCGGTCGCGTTGGCGCGTTCGCGCCGTGATGTGGTGGTTATTGATGATGGTCAGCCACGAAATGCGCCTGCGCATGGTGCGCATAATGTGTTTGGGGAATGAAGGTATCTCGCCACTGGAGCTGCTCGCGAAGGGACGTCAAGAGGCTGAATCTTATGGAGTGAAGATTCTAAAAGGTAAGGTTTCCCAGCTCAGCGGTGAAGTTGATAACTTTGACCTAAAAGTTGGAGATGGCGAATTCCAGTTAAGGGCGCGCCGGGTCATTTTGGCTACTGGCTTGGTTGATGATCTTCCGCAGATTCCGGGTGTGGAAGCAGGTTGGGGAGTTTCCGTACTGCACTGCCCGTTTTGTCATGGCTGGGAGGTACGCGACCAGAAGATTGCGATCCTGACCCGTGATGAAATTGCTATTCATCAGGTGATGCTTTTTGGTCAACTCAGCGATAACGTAACAGTCTTCTTAAATGATGCTCCTGAACCTACAGATGAGCAGTTGGAGCAGTTGGAGGCACTGAATATTCCGCTGGTACGAAACAAAGTTGAGCAGTTACTCATGGATGGTGCGCAAGTTCGTGCAGTCCAGCTGGAAGGCGGGGAGACCTTT encodes the following:
- a CDS encoding class I SAM-dependent methyltransferase, whose product is MTQHQHHSAKEPWQNLPAGFADFLDLEARLNAPLRNSALSLSAAALSTQPQHIVDLGSGTGADAIALAKRFPEARVHALDVSAELLGRVENAAVHAGLAERVELHEADLNSDWTAGIPEEVDLVWAALAMHHLKDSAQVLSQVFKKLRPGGVFTLIEMSGDTRFEPAVIQDQVQNVRSHGHTNWTNLLEEAGFAVVEQHEQNFQAHGSTPDGREYVARQLRGRQIELKEETLDNISFRSGRKVWVAVRPNVEGGVEKQKTVTVDVAVIGGGAAGLAASVALARSRRDVVVIDDGQPRNAPAHGAHNVFGE
- a CDS encoding helix-turn-helix domain-containing protein, encoding MTQKDTEMIVRQRIRGLRLARSWTLDTLASRCFISASTLSRIETGHQRITLEQLVAIAKALGTSLDQLVEAEGNDDVVIRPEPETLDGTTFWLLSRERDRRGVTIGKMRITEERPAFEPSVHPGYEWFTVLSGILKLTLGSRTIMVTPGQAVEFSTMTPHLLEAHQGPVEILTIFDHDGEQAHLHPHRS
- a CDS encoding NAD(P)/FAD-dependent oxidoreductase yields the protein MCLGNEGISPLELLAKGRQEAESYGVKILKGKVSQLSGEVDNFDLKVGDGEFQLRARRVILATGLVDDLPQIPGVEAGWGVSVLHCPFCHGWEVRDQKIAILTRDEIAIHQVMLFGQLSDNVTVFLNDAPEPTDEQLEQLEALNIPLVRNKVEQLLMDGAQVRAVQLEGGETFAADAVVVVPRFNSRTELFEALGGTAEELPFGHHIPVDPQGMTPIPGVWAAGNAGNLMATVAVSMAAGLNAGAAVHGDLAFADLNRAVLENRGSSH